From Pseudomonas hefeiensis, one genomic window encodes:
- a CDS encoding efflux transporter outer membrane subunit, translated as MSLKVFVPSLLVLALSACAVGPDYKAPQTDAANITTATDGAAGQKNFDRARFEGIWWQQFEDPTLNALVTRSLEGNRELRVAFARLRAARAIRDDASNDVMPTITSRASSNLGKGQVPGETTDRVSTERYDLGLDMAWELDLFGRIRRNLEATDADQQAVEADLYQLQVTMIAELVDAYGQLRGAQLREKIALANLGNQQASRKITESLRDAGVGDQLDVVRADARLASVEASVPQLQAEQVRQRNRIATLLGERPDKLSVDLSPKQLPAIAKALPIGDPGELLQRRPDILSAERQLAAATARIGVAKADLFPRVSLSGFLGFTAGRGSQIGSSAANAWALGPSITWAAFDLGSVRARMRGADAEADGALATYEQQVLLALEESENAFSDYGKRQQRLISLIRQSESSRAAADLAQIRYREGTVDFLVLLDAQRERLAAEDTQAQAEVDLYRGIVAIYKALGGGWKPETVASN; from the coding sequence ATGAGTTTGAAAGTGTTTGTGCCGAGCCTGCTGGTACTGGCCTTGAGTGCGTGTGCCGTAGGCCCGGACTACAAGGCCCCGCAAACGGACGCGGCGAACATCACCACCGCCACCGACGGTGCCGCCGGTCAGAAGAATTTCGACCGGGCCCGTTTCGAAGGGATCTGGTGGCAGCAGTTCGAAGACCCGACGCTCAATGCGCTGGTAACCCGTTCCCTGGAAGGCAACCGCGAGTTACGCGTGGCGTTCGCCCGTTTGCGAGCGGCCCGGGCGATACGCGACGACGCCAGCAATGACGTCATGCCGACCATTACCAGCCGCGCCAGCAGCAACCTGGGCAAAGGCCAGGTCCCGGGAGAAACCACCGACCGGGTCAGCACCGAACGTTATGACCTGGGCCTGGACATGGCCTGGGAGCTGGACTTGTTCGGGCGCATCCGGCGCAATCTGGAAGCCACCGATGCCGATCAGCAGGCGGTCGAAGCCGATCTCTATCAGTTGCAGGTGACCATGATCGCCGAACTGGTGGACGCTTACGGTCAACTGCGTGGCGCCCAGCTACGGGAAAAAATCGCCCTGGCGAACCTTGGAAACCAACAGGCGTCGCGCAAAATCACCGAAAGTCTGCGTGATGCCGGCGTCGGCGATCAGCTCGACGTGGTCCGCGCCGATGCGCGCCTGGCCTCAGTCGAAGCCAGCGTGCCGCAGTTGCAGGCCGAACAGGTACGCCAGCGCAACCGCATCGCTACCTTGCTGGGCGAACGCCCGGACAAACTGAGCGTGGACCTGAGCCCTAAACAGCTGCCAGCCATCGCCAAGGCGCTGCCGATTGGCGATCCGGGCGAACTGCTGCAACGTCGCCCGGACATTCTCAGCGCCGAGCGCCAACTCGCTGCCGCCACCGCGCGCATCGGTGTGGCCAAGGCGGACCTGTTCCCACGGGTCAGCCTCAGCGGTTTCCTGGGCTTCACCGCCGGGCGCGGTTCGCAGATCGGCTCATCGGCGGCCAATGCCTGGGCGCTGGGGCCAAGCATCACCTGGGCCGCCTTCGACTTGGGCAGCGTGCGGGCTCGTATGCGCGGTGCCGACGCCGAGGCTGACGGCGCGTTGGCGACCTACGAACAGCAAGTGCTGCTGGCCCTGGAGGAATCGGAAAACGCCTTCAGCGACTACGGCAAGCGCCAGCAACGCCTGATTTCACTGATTCGTCAGAGCGAATCGAGCCGAGCCGCTGCTGACCTGGCGCAAATCCGCTACCGCGAAGGCACTGTGGATTTCCTCGTCCTGCTTGACGCCCAACGAGAACGCCTGGCCGCCGAGGACACTCAGGCCCAGGCCGAAGTGGACCTGTATCGCGGCATTGTCGCGATCTACAAGGCCCTGGGCGGTGGCTGGAAACCGGAAACCGTAGCCAGCAACTGA
- a CDS encoding efflux RND transporter permease subunit: MKFSQFFISRPIFAAVLSLLILIAGAISLFQLPISEYPEVVPPTVVVRANFPGANPKVIGETVAAPLEQAITGVENMLYMSSQSTADGKITLTITFALGTDLDNAQVQVQNRVTRTEPKLPEEVTRIGITVDKASPDLTMVVHLTSPDQRYDMLYLSNYALLNIKDELARLGGVGDVQLFGMGDYSLRVWLDPNKTASRNLTATDVVTAIREQNRQVAAGALGAPPAPNAQAFQLSINTQGRLVNEEEFENIIIRSGENGEITRLKDIARVELGSSQYALRSLLDNQPAVAIPIFQRPGSNAIQISNDVRAKMDELKQNFPAGMDYSIVYDPTIFVRGSIEAVVHTLFEALILVVLVVILFLQTWRASIIPLVAVPVSLIGTFAVMHLFGFSLNALSLFGLVLAIGIVVDDAIVVVENVERNIGLGLTPVEATKRAMGEVTGPIIATALVLCAVFVPAAFISGLTGQFYKQFALTIAISTVISAFNSLTLSPALAAVLLKSHDAPKDRFSRFLDKIFGGWLFRPFNRFFDRASHSYVGTVARVIRSSGIALLVYAGLMGLTFFGFSNTPTGFVPGQDKQYLVAFAQLPDAASLDRTEDVIKRMSDMALKQPGVESAVAFPGLSINGFTNSPNAGIVFVTLKPFDERKDPGMSAGAIAGALNGQYSEIQEAYMAIFPPPPVQGLGTIGGFRLQIEDRGNLGYDELYKETMNIITKSHNVPELAGLFTSYTVNVPQVDAAIDREKAKTHGVAVSDIFDTLQIYLGSLYANDFNRFGRTYQVNVQAEQQFRLESDQIGQLKVRNNRGEMIPLATFIKVSDTSGPDRVMHYNGFITAEINGAAAPGYSSGQAEKAIEKLLKDELPNGMTYEWTDLTYQQILSGNTALFVFPLCVLLAFLVLAAQYESWSLPLAVILIVPMTLLSAITGVILSGGDNNIFTQIGLIVLVGLACKNAILIVEFAKDKQLEGMNPLAAVLEACRLRLRPILMTSFAFIMGVVPLVFSSGAGAEMRHAMGVAVFSGMLGVTFFGLLLTPVFYVLIRNFVERSEARKAARALKLEAQQ, from the coding sequence ATGAAATTTTCCCAGTTCTTCATTTCGCGGCCGATCTTCGCAGCGGTGCTTTCGCTGCTGATCCTGATCGCCGGCGCCATCTCACTGTTCCAGTTGCCGATCAGCGAATACCCGGAAGTCGTGCCGCCGACCGTGGTCGTGCGTGCCAACTTCCCGGGCGCCAACCCCAAGGTCATCGGCGAAACCGTGGCCGCGCCCCTGGAGCAAGCCATCACCGGCGTCGAGAACATGCTGTACATGTCCTCGCAATCCACCGCCGATGGCAAGATCACCCTGACCATCACCTTCGCGCTGGGCACCGATCTGGACAACGCCCAGGTGCAGGTGCAGAACCGTGTCACCCGGACCGAACCCAAGTTGCCGGAAGAAGTCACCCGGATCGGCATCACGGTGGACAAGGCATCGCCCGACCTGACCATGGTTGTGCACTTGACCTCGCCGGACCAGCGCTACGACATGCTTTACCTGTCCAACTATGCCCTGCTCAACATCAAGGATGAGCTGGCGCGCCTGGGCGGCGTGGGTGATGTGCAGCTGTTTGGCATGGGGGACTATTCCCTGCGGGTCTGGCTTGACCCGAACAAGACTGCTTCGCGCAACCTGACTGCCACCGACGTGGTCACCGCCATCCGCGAACAGAACCGCCAGGTCGCCGCCGGTGCCCTGGGCGCGCCTCCGGCACCCAATGCCCAGGCATTCCAGCTCTCGATCAACACTCAGGGACGCCTGGTGAATGAGGAAGAGTTCGAGAACATCATTATTCGTTCCGGCGAGAACGGTGAAATCACCCGCCTCAAAGACATCGCACGAGTGGAGCTAGGCTCCAGTCAATACGCCCTGCGCTCATTGCTCGACAACCAGCCGGCGGTGGCGATCCCGATCTTCCAGCGGCCTGGTTCCAACGCCATCCAGATCTCCAATGACGTTCGCGCCAAGATGGACGAACTCAAGCAGAACTTCCCTGCGGGGATGGACTACAGCATCGTCTATGACCCGACGATCTTCGTGCGCGGCTCCATCGAGGCAGTGGTCCACACCCTGTTTGAAGCGCTGATCCTCGTGGTGCTGGTGGTGATCCTGTTCCTGCAGACCTGGCGCGCTTCGATCATTCCGCTGGTAGCCGTGCCGGTATCGCTGATCGGTACGTTCGCCGTGATGCACCTGTTCGGGTTCTCGCTGAATGCGCTCTCGCTGTTCGGGCTGGTCCTGGCGATCGGTATCGTGGTGGACGATGCCATTGTGGTGGTGGAGAACGTCGAACGGAACATCGGCTTGGGCCTGACTCCGGTCGAAGCCACCAAACGCGCCATGGGCGAAGTGACCGGGCCGATCATCGCGACGGCACTGGTGCTGTGCGCAGTATTCGTGCCGGCGGCGTTCATCAGTGGCTTGACCGGGCAATTCTATAAGCAGTTCGCCTTGACCATTGCCATCTCCACGGTGATCTCGGCATTCAACTCTCTGACCCTGTCGCCAGCGCTGGCTGCGGTGCTGCTCAAGAGTCATGACGCGCCCAAAGACCGTTTTTCCAGGTTCCTGGACAAGATTTTCGGTGGCTGGTTGTTCCGTCCGTTCAACCGCTTCTTCGACCGTGCCAGCCACAGCTACGTAGGCACAGTAGCCCGCGTGATCCGCAGCAGCGGCATCGCCTTGCTGGTCTACGCAGGCTTGATGGGGCTGACGTTCTTCGGGTTCTCCAACACCCCGACCGGTTTCGTACCGGGCCAGGACAAGCAATACCTGGTGGCCTTCGCCCAACTGCCGGATGCCGCGAGCCTGGACCGCACCGAAGACGTGATCAAACGCATGTCGGACATGGCCCTCAAGCAACCGGGCGTTGAAAGCGCCGTGGCCTTCCCCGGCCTGTCGATCAACGGTTTCACCAACAGCCCGAACGCCGGCATCGTGTTCGTGACCCTCAAGCCTTTCGACGAGCGCAAGGACCCAGGCATGTCTGCCGGGGCTATTGCCGGGGCCTTGAACGGCCAGTACTCGGAAATCCAGGAAGCCTACATGGCGATCTTCCCGCCGCCGCCGGTACAGGGCCTGGGCACGATCGGTGGTTTCCGCCTGCAAATCGAAGACCGGGGCAACCTGGGCTACGACGAGCTGTACAAAGAAACCATGAACATCATCACCAAGAGTCACAACGTGCCGGAACTGGCCGGGCTGTTCACCAGCTACACCGTGAACGTGCCCCAGGTCGATGCCGCCATCGATCGCGAAAAAGCCAAGACCCACGGCGTGGCCGTCAGTGACATCTTCGACACCCTGCAGATTTACCTGGGTTCGCTGTATGCCAACGACTTCAACCGCTTTGGCCGCACTTATCAGGTCAACGTTCAGGCCGAGCAGCAATTCCGCCTGGAGTCGGACCAGATCGGCCAGCTCAAGGTGCGCAACAACCGTGGCGAGATGATCCCGCTGGCGACCTTCATCAAGGTCAGCGACACCTCGGGGCCTGACCGCGTAATGCATTACAACGGCTTCATCACCGCGGAAATCAACGGTGCCGCCGCCCCGGGCTACAGCTCCGGCCAGGCTGAAAAAGCCATTGAAAAACTGCTCAAGGACGAATTGCCCAACGGCATGACTTACGAGTGGACCGACCTGACCTACCAGCAGATCCTTTCGGGCAACACCGCGCTGTTCGTGTTCCCGCTCTGCGTCCTGCTGGCGTTCCTGGTGCTGGCGGCACAGTACGAAAGCTGGAGCCTGCCGCTGGCGGTGATCCTGATCGTACCGATGACCCTGCTGTCGGCGATTACCGGGGTGATTCTCTCCGGCGGCGACAACAACATCTTTACCCAGATCGGATTGATCGTACTGGTGGGACTTGCCTGCAAAAACGCCATTCTGATCGTCGAGTTCGCCAAGGATAAACAGCTCGAGGGCATGAACCCCCTGGCTGCGGTGCTGGAGGCCTGCCGCCTGCGTCTGCGGCCGATCCTGATGACCTCCTTCGCGTTCATCATGGGCGTAGTGCCGCTGGTCTTCTCTAGCGGTGCTGGTGCGGAAATGCGCCATGCCATGGGGGTCGCGGTGTTCTCGGGGATGCTCGGGGTGACCTTCTTCGGCCTGTTGCTCACGCCAGTGTTCTATGTACTGATCCGCAACTTCGTCGAGCGCAGCGAGGCCCGCAAAGCGGCCCGGGCGTTGAAACTGGAGGCGCAACAATGA